Proteins co-encoded in one Ralstonia sp. RRA genomic window:
- the rbsK gene encoding ribokinase, with protein sequence MVAKRPPASSAHPAADVLIVGSLNMDLVIRTPRLPRPGQTVAAPALETIPGGKGANQAVAAARLGGQVAMLGCVGDDAYGTALRDGLRREGVDTSMVSVHASAATGIACVTVADSGQNTIVIVAGANQLLTPAMIEAQRAAFERARVIVCQLESPPDAVECALKLGARLGKTVILNPAPAIGPLPTPWLAACDYLIPNETEAALLTAHAVDSPESALDAAADLHAQGARHVMVTLGAHGVAYVDATTRLLMPAPIAQAVDTTAAGDTFVGAFAAALAEGSTPDAAIAFGQAAAAVSVTRLGAQPSIPFRSELGALATHTP encoded by the coding sequence ATGGTGGCCAAGCGCCCTCCCGCCTCTTCTGCCCACCCGGCCGCCGACGTGCTGATCGTCGGCAGCCTCAATATGGATCTCGTGATCCGCACCCCACGCTTACCCCGCCCTGGGCAAACGGTTGCGGCACCCGCGTTGGAGACGATTCCCGGTGGCAAGGGTGCCAACCAAGCCGTGGCTGCAGCGCGCCTGGGTGGCCAGGTCGCCATGCTCGGCTGCGTGGGTGACGACGCGTATGGCACGGCCCTGCGCGACGGCCTGCGGCGCGAAGGCGTGGACACGTCGATGGTGTCAGTGCATGCAAGCGCCGCCACCGGCATCGCCTGCGTGACGGTGGCCGACAGCGGGCAGAACACCATCGTGATCGTGGCGGGGGCCAACCAGTTGCTCACGCCGGCCATGATCGAGGCGCAACGCGCGGCGTTCGAGCGCGCCCGTGTGATCGTCTGCCAGTTGGAGTCCCCGCCAGATGCGGTGGAATGCGCGCTCAAGCTTGGGGCACGGCTGGGCAAGACCGTCATCCTGAACCCCGCGCCGGCCATCGGCCCGTTGCCGACACCCTGGCTGGCGGCGTGCGATTACCTGATCCCGAATGAAACCGAAGCGGCGCTGCTGACTGCACACGCCGTCGACTCCCCCGAATCCGCGCTGGATGCTGCAGCTGACCTGCATGCACAAGGCGCGCGGCACGTAATGGTCACGCTGGGCGCGCACGGCGTTGCTTATGTGGATGCCACGACACGCTTGTTGATGCCGGCGCCGATTGCGCAGGCTGTCGACACAACTGCAGCCGGCGACACGTTTGTCGGCGCGTTTGCAGCGGCGTTGGCCGAGGGCTCGACGCCGGATGCCGCCATCGCCTTTGGTCAGGCGGCTGCGGCGGTGTCGGTCACGCGGCTGGGCGCGCAACCGTCCATCCCCTTCCGCAGCGAGCTGGGCGCGCTCGCCACGCACACGCCCTAA
- a CDS encoding amino acid aminotransferase, whose translation MSLFSAVELAPRDPILGLNEAFNADTRSTKVNLGVGVYFTDEGKIPVLRAVQEAEKARLATVAPRGYLPIEGIAAYDQAVQKLLFGADSHLIAEGRVVTAQALGGTGALKIGADFLKRLYPNAKVAISDPSWENHRALFESAGFEVVNYAYYDAPSHGLNFAGLLDSLNSYAANTIIVLHACCHNPTGVDMTADQWKQVVEVIKAKNLIPFLDMAYQGFADGIQQDGLAVQLFAESGLPFFVSSSFSKSFSLYGERVGALSIVTTSKDEATRVLSQVKRVIRTNYSNPPTHGGTVVATVLNSPELRAMWEQELGEMRDRIKSMRNALVDKLAAKGVKTDFSFVKAQRGMFSYSGLTSAQVDRLRNEHGIYAVSTGRICVAALNTHNIDAVVNAIADVL comes from the coding sequence ATGTCGCTTTTCTCTGCCGTCGAACTGGCCCCGCGCGACCCCATCCTGGGCCTGAATGAAGCTTTCAACGCCGATACCCGCAGCACCAAAGTGAATCTGGGCGTGGGCGTGTACTTCACCGACGAAGGGAAAATCCCGGTGCTGCGCGCCGTGCAGGAAGCTGAAAAGGCCCGCCTGGCGACTGTCGCTCCGCGCGGCTACCTGCCGATCGAAGGCATTGCCGCCTACGACCAGGCCGTGCAAAAGCTGCTGTTCGGCGCAGATTCCCACCTGATCGCCGAAGGCCGTGTGGTCACGGCACAAGCCCTGGGCGGCACCGGCGCACTGAAGATCGGCGCCGACTTCCTCAAGCGCCTGTACCCGAACGCCAAGGTCGCCATTTCCGACCCGAGCTGGGAAAACCACCGCGCGCTGTTCGAGTCGGCTGGCTTCGAAGTCGTCAACTACGCGTACTACGATGCCCCGTCGCACGGCCTGAACTTCGCTGGCCTGCTGGATTCGCTCAACAGCTACGCAGCGAACACGATCATCGTGCTGCACGCTTGCTGCCACAACCCGACCGGCGTCGACATGACCGCCGACCAGTGGAAGCAAGTCGTGGAAGTCATCAAGGCCAAGAACCTGATCCCGTTCCTCGACATGGCCTATCAAGGCTTTGCCGACGGCATCCAGCAAGACGGCCTGGCCGTGCAACTGTTTGCGGAATCGGGCCTGCCCTTCTTCGTGTCGAGCTCGTTCTCGAAGTCGTTCTCGCTGTACGGCGAGCGCGTCGGCGCCCTGTCGATCGTGACGACCAGCAAGGACGAAGCCACCCGCGTGCTGTCGCAAGTCAAGCGCGTGATCCGCACCAACTACTCCAACCCGCCCACGCACGGCGGCACGGTGGTCGCCACGGTGCTGAACAGCCCCGAGCTGCGCGCGATGTGGGAACAGGAACTGGGCGAAATGCGCGACCGCATCAAGTCGATGCGCAATGCGCTGGTCGACAAGCTGGCTGCCAAGGGCGTGAAGACCGACTTCTCGTTCGTGAAGGCACAGCGCGGCATGTTCTCGTATTCGGGCCTGACCTCGGCCCAGGTGGATCGCCTGCGCAACGAGCACGGCATCTACGCCGTGTCGACTGGCCGTATCTGCGTGGCTGCGCTGAACACCCACAACATCGACGCCGTGGTCAACGCCATTGCCGACGTGCTGTAA
- a CDS encoding recombinase — protein MLKFLLNPWRKWRASRHASHQLDAILAQFEPTRSLAERNEWLIELAYWLRRADRPVGTTSESWRYARLRYLLQVLENNPDLAARVGQTLRTIVQDNDPVSLLCDTGLSSRSGFWGELVDRWQARFLPPAPNEPQLAALFALLFVGPHDAAWVDSLDDELVTRLHALFRAGLSDADELTGQTRLERSLGIGIQILISQVRAAGLSRAIRSRMDHEDVTELPFYRLADAANAIFLERPDAPPARPEQLAQQLNYFRAVLDQCRTATASVYQHLDENGVSVEVVFQVERMKAWLGRIDLLLTAWADTRATRRFTHLTAELVSASQHRRSVGYLVRATFADLARKVVERSAESGEHYITRDKKEYGAMVKAAAGGGVITAATVYVKFFIAGAHLSRFTEGFFASINYAVSFLGIHFAHFTLATKQPAMTAPALAHRLDQVARPEGLERFVDDTVAMIRTNAAAIAGNLVAVAPVAFLVQWLAGRFFHANLISPEKAVATIDSFSILGPTPLYAIFTGVLLWASSLAAGWADNWFALHRVHDVIAYHRRLRFMVGTRGAQRIAGFWKRNLSGIVANVSLGFMLGLGPEIVSFFGPHMEVRHVTLSTGAVATAVGVLGPSVMHTAPFWLAVAGIALMGVLNVMVSFALAFNMAMRSRNLRGLDRKRITGAVWRRILRDPLCLLVPRAPTAATPPGTSTPA, from the coding sequence ATGCTCAAGTTTTTGCTCAATCCGTGGCGCAAATGGCGCGCTTCCCGGCACGCCAGCCACCAACTCGACGCCATCCTGGCGCAGTTCGAACCTACGCGCAGCCTGGCCGAACGCAATGAATGGCTGATCGAGCTGGCCTACTGGCTGCGCCGTGCAGACCGGCCCGTGGGGACCACCTCCGAATCGTGGCGGTATGCGCGTCTGCGCTACCTGCTGCAGGTGCTGGAGAACAACCCCGACCTGGCCGCCCGCGTCGGCCAGACCCTGCGCACCATCGTGCAGGACAACGACCCGGTGTCGCTGCTGTGCGATACGGGCTTGTCGTCACGCTCGGGTTTCTGGGGCGAACTGGTGGACCGCTGGCAGGCGCGCTTTCTGCCGCCCGCGCCCAATGAACCGCAGTTGGCGGCCCTGTTCGCGCTGCTGTTTGTCGGCCCGCACGACGCGGCCTGGGTCGATAGCCTGGACGATGAACTGGTGACGCGTTTGCATGCACTGTTCCGCGCCGGCTTGAGCGATGCAGATGAACTCACCGGCCAGACGCGGCTGGAGCGCAGCCTGGGCATCGGCATTCAGATCCTGATCAGCCAGGTGCGTGCGGCGGGGCTGTCGCGCGCGATCCGCAGCCGCATGGACCACGAAGACGTGACCGAACTGCCGTTCTACCGGCTGGCGGATGCGGCCAACGCCATCTTTCTCGAGCGTCCAGATGCGCCACCCGCGCGCCCGGAGCAGCTCGCGCAGCAACTCAACTATTTCCGCGCGGTGCTGGACCAGTGCCGCACGGCCACGGCCAGCGTGTACCAGCATCTGGATGAGAACGGCGTGTCGGTCGAGGTGGTGTTCCAGGTGGAGCGCATGAAGGCGTGGCTGGGCCGCATTGACCTGCTGCTCACCGCCTGGGCGGATACCCGCGCCACGCGCCGCTTCACCCATCTGACGGCGGAACTCGTGTCCGCCAGCCAGCACCGCCGCAGCGTCGGTTATCTGGTCCGTGCCACGTTTGCCGATCTGGCCCGCAAGGTGGTCGAGCGTTCTGCCGAGAGCGGCGAGCACTACATCACCCGCGACAAGAAAGAGTACGGCGCGATGGTGAAAGCCGCGGCCGGCGGGGGCGTCATCACGGCCGCCACGGTGTACGTCAAGTTCTTCATTGCCGGTGCGCACCTGTCCCGGTTCACCGAGGGCTTCTTTGCGTCGATCAACTACGCGGTCAGCTTTCTCGGTATCCACTTTGCCCATTTCACGCTGGCCACCAAGCAGCCGGCCATGACGGCGCCCGCGCTGGCGCACCGGCTCGACCAGGTCGCCCGCCCCGAGGGCCTGGAGCGCTTCGTGGACGACACCGTCGCCATGATCCGCACCAACGCGGCGGCGATTGCCGGGAACCTGGTGGCGGTGGCGCCGGTGGCTTTTCTGGTGCAGTGGCTGGCGGGGCGGTTCTTCCATGCGAATCTGATTTCGCCGGAAAAAGCCGTGGCGACCATTGATTCGTTTTCGATTCTCGGGCCAACGCCGCTGTACGCGATCTTCACGGGCGTGCTGCTGTGGGCATCGAGCCTGGCCGCCGGCTGGGCCGATAACTGGTTTGCGCTGCACCGTGTGCACGATGTGATCGCCTACCACCGACGCCTGCGCTTCATGGTGGGCACGCGGGGCGCGCAGCGTATTGCTGGGTTCTGGAAGCGGAACCTCTCGGGCATCGTCGCCAACGTGTCGCTGGGGTTCATGCTGGGCTTGGGGCCGGAGATCGTGTCGTTCTTCGGGCCGCACATGGAGGTGCGCCACGTCACGCTATCGACCGGCGCGGTGGCAACGGCGGTGGGCGTGCTGGGGCCGAGCGTGATGCACACAGCGCCGTTCTGGCTGGCCGTTGCCGGCATTGCGCTGATGGGCGTGCTCAACGTGATGGTGTCGTTTGCGCTGGCGTTCAACATGGCGATGCGCTCGCGCAACCTGCGCGGGCTCGATCGCAAGCGGATCACCGGTGCGGTGTGGCGGCGCATTCTGCGCGATCCGCTGTGTCTGTTGGTGCCGCGTGCGCCGACAGCTGCCACGCCGCCGGGTACCAGTACGCCAGCCTGA
- the uvrB gene encoding excinuclease ABC subunit UvrB, producing MTDLSQVPLQHDNSHDESKFVTFEGSPFQLYQPYPPAGDQPEAIRQLVENIGDGLSYQTLLGVTGSGKTFTMANVIAQVGRPAIVFAPNKTLAAQLYSEFRDFFPRNAVEYFVSYYDYYQPEAYVPQRDLFIEKDSSINEHIEQMRLSATKSLLERRDVVIVATVSAIYGIGNPSEYHQMILTLRAGDKVSQRDVIARLIAMQYTRNETDFQRGTFRVRGDTVDIFPAEHAEMAVRLELFDDEVESLQLFDPLTGRVRQKIPRFTVYPSSHYVTPRETVLKAIETIKVELRERLDFFYKENKLVEAQRLEQRTRFDLEMLQELGFCKGIENYSRHLSGAAPGEAPPTLVDYLPPDALMFLDESHVLIGQLNGMYNGDRARKETLAEYGFRLPSALDNRPLKFAEFETKMRQVTFVSATPGDYEKKTAGTEVVEQVVRPTGLVDPTIEVRPATTQVDDLLSEIHLRVEAGERVLVTTLTKRMAEQLTEFLSENGVKVRYLHSDIDTVERVEIIRDLRLGTFDVLVGINLLREGLDIPEVSLVAILDADKEGFLRAERSLIQTIGRAARNVNGTAILYADRITDSMRKAIDETERRRAKQIAHNEAHGITPRGVVKRIKDIIDGVYNVDDARAELKAAQEAAKYEDMSEKQASKEIKRLEKQMLDHAKNLEFEKAAQVRDQLAKLKSQLFGASGEDHIVPAA from the coding sequence ATGACCGATCTGAGCCAAGTCCCCCTTCAACACGACAACTCGCACGACGAGTCGAAATTCGTGACCTTCGAGGGCTCGCCGTTCCAGTTGTACCAGCCGTATCCGCCGGCCGGCGACCAGCCCGAGGCCATCCGCCAGCTCGTCGAGAACATTGGCGATGGCCTCTCGTACCAGACCCTGCTGGGCGTCACGGGCTCGGGCAAGACCTTCACCATGGCCAATGTGATCGCGCAGGTGGGGCGCCCGGCCATCGTGTTTGCGCCCAACAAGACGCTGGCGGCGCAGCTGTATTCGGAGTTCCGCGACTTCTTCCCGCGCAACGCGGTCGAGTACTTCGTCTCGTACTACGACTACTACCAGCCCGAGGCTTATGTGCCGCAGCGCGATCTCTTCATCGAGAAGGATTCGTCGATCAACGAGCACATCGAGCAGATGCGGCTGTCGGCGACGAAGAGCCTGCTGGAGCGCCGCGATGTGGTGATCGTCGCCACCGTGTCAGCCATCTACGGTATCGGTAACCCGAGCGAATACCACCAGATGATCCTGACGCTGCGTGCGGGCGACAAGGTCAGCCAGCGCGACGTGATCGCGCGCCTGATCGCCATGCAGTACACGCGCAACGAGACGGATTTCCAGCGCGGCACCTTCCGCGTGCGCGGCGACACGGTCGACATCTTCCCGGCCGAGCACGCCGAGATGGCCGTGCGCCTGGAACTGTTTGACGACGAGGTTGAATCGCTGCAACTGTTCGACCCGCTCACCGGGCGCGTGCGGCAGAAGATCCCGCGCTTCACGGTGTACCCGTCGAGCCACTATGTGACGCCGCGCGAGACCGTGTTGAAGGCCATCGAGACCATCAAGGTGGAACTGCGCGAGCGGCTCGATTTTTTCTACAAGGAAAACAAGCTGGTGGAAGCGCAGCGGCTGGAACAGCGCACGCGCTTTGATCTGGAGATGCTGCAGGAGCTCGGTTTTTGCAAAGGCATTGAGAACTACTCGCGGCATCTGTCTGGCGCGGCACCGGGCGAGGCCCCGCCGACGCTGGTCGACTACCTGCCGCCCGATGCGCTGATGTTCCTGGACGAATCGCACGTGCTGATCGGCCAGCTCAACGGCATGTACAACGGCGACCGCGCGCGCAAGGAAACGCTGGCCGAATACGGCTTCCGCCTGCCTTCCGCGCTGGATAACCGGCCACTCAAGTTCGCCGAATTCGAGACCAAGATGCGGCAGGTCACGTTTGTGTCCGCCACGCCGGGGGATTACGAAAAGAAGACCGCTGGCACGGAAGTCGTCGAGCAGGTCGTGCGCCCCACGGGCCTGGTCGACCCGACCATTGAAGTGCGCCCGGCCACGACGCAGGTCGACGATCTGCTCTCCGAGATCCACCTGCGTGTGGAAGCAGGCGAGCGTGTGCTGGTGACCACGCTCACCAAGCGCATGGCCGAGCAGTTGACCGAGTTCCTGTCGGAGAACGGCGTCAAGGTCCGCTACCTGCATTCGGACATCGACACGGTGGAACGCGTGGAGATCATCCGCGATCTGCGCCTGGGTACGTTCGACGTGCTGGTCGGCATCAACCTGCTGCGCGAGGGCTTGGACATTCCGGAAGTGTCGCTGGTGGCGATCCTGGATGCCGACAAGGAAGGCTTCCTGCGCGCCGAGCGCTCGCTCATCCAGACCATCGGCCGCGCCGCGCGGAACGTGAACGGTACCGCCATCCTTTACGCCGACCGCATCACCGATTCCATGCGCAAGGCCATCGACGAAACCGAGCGCCGCCGCGCCAAGCAGATCGCCCACAACGAGGCACACGGCATCACGCCGCGCGGGGTGGTCAAGCGCATCAAGGACATCATCGACGGCGTGTACAACGTCGACGATGCGCGTGCAGAACTGAAGGCCGCGCAAGAGGCCGCCAAGTACGAAGACATGAGCGAGAAGCAGGCGTCCAAGGAGATCAAGCGGCTCGAAAAGCAGATGCTCGACCACGCCAAAAACCTCGAATTCGAAAAGGCGGCGCAGGTGCGCGATCAGCTGGCCAAGCTCAAGTCGCAACTCTTTGGGGCGAGCGGCGAAGACCATATCGTTCCGGCCGCCTGA